In Syngnathus scovelli strain Florida chromosome 10, RoL_Ssco_1.2, whole genome shotgun sequence, the following are encoded in one genomic region:
- the LOC125972209 gene encoding zinc finger protein OZF-like, with product MCKVQMLRELVTRRLNVAVEEIFELFEKTIAEYEEELCRSKEENERQRELLDAVFTPQSGIDGADTQHPVEIPPEPQHEWSSPVEHIKEEEEDVWSSQDSKQLLGLKAADATPDHPVKHEDSENKVSAYQLPCSQSEDNRHAGRRSQAHNSRAPLSDMDERDVTSSETDRSDDAKEFSKHSKDSKAVGKRLFNCSECDKTFSRKGTLNRHMRTHTGEKPFACSSCSKIFSLKHHRDRHMQIHTGEKPFSCLFCPKRFRDRSKMMTHMRTHAPELPITTSPHVTTVVGDHANASPSQLDNQAPLSDLDTHSSGSEQGNNAEDAGKTFKKFTCTSRKDYLELHMRMHAGGNFTCPVCHKRFSSKKYVMIHMRTHTGEKPFGCNACGKKFTYKYQVTRHKCVGAVDVNASEATSLE from the exons ATGTGCAAAGTGCAAATGTTGCGAGAGTTGGTGACGCGACGATTAAATGTGGCTGTGGAAGAGATTTTCGAACTGTTTGAGAAGACCATAGCGGAGTATGAGGAGGAACTTTGTCGATCGAAAGAGGAGAACGAGCGGCAACGCGAACTACTGGACGCTGTTTTCACGCCTCAGTCTGGGATCGATGGAGCTG ATACTCAGCATCCAGTAGAGATTCCTCCTGAGCCGCAGCACGAGTGGAGCTCCCCTGTGGAGCACAttaaagaagaagaggaagacgtGTGGAGCAGTCAGGATTCGAAGCAACTTCTAGGCCTGAAGGCGGCTGATGCCACCCCTGATCACCCTGTGAAACATGAAGACAGTGAAAACAAAGTTTCCGCTTATCAGCTTCCCTGTAGTCAAAGCGAGGACAACAGACATGCTGGCAGAAGGTCACAAGCGCACAACAGCCGGGCGCCGCTGTCCGATATGGACGAGCGTGATGTCACGTCGTCCGAGACCGATCGCAGTGATGACGCCAAAGAATTTTCCAAGCATTCCAAGGACAGCAAAGCCGTCGGCAAGCGACTCTTCAACTGCTCCGAATGCGACAAAACCTTCAGCCGGAAGGGAACTTTGAACCGACACATGAGAACGCACACCGGAGAGAAACCTTTCGCTTGCTCGTCTTGTTCCAAAATATTCTCTTTAAAGCATCACAGAGACCGacacatgcaaatacacaccggagagaaacccttttcctgTTTATTTTGCCCTAAAAGATTCAGAGACAGGTCCAAAATGATGACGCACATGAGAACGCATGCCCCTGAGCTTCCCATTACCACCAGTCCACACGTGACAACAGTCGTTGGAGATCACGCTAATGCTTCTCCCTCGCAACTCGACAACCAGGCTCCACTATCGGACCTGGACACACACTCTTCCGGAAGCGAGCAAGGCAACAACGCTGAAGACGCCGGCAAGACCTTCAAGAAGTTCACCTGTACCTCCCGGAAGGACTATTTGGAGTTACACATGAGAATGCACGCGGGGGGGAATTTCACCTGCCCTGTTTGCCATAAGAGATTCTCCAGTAAAAAATACGTGATGATCCACATGAGGACGCACACTGGGGAGAAGCCGTTCGGTTGCAACGCCTGCGGGAAGAAGTTCACGTACAAGTACCAGGTGACCAGACACAAGTGCGTCGGCGCCGTTGATGTCAATGCATCGGAAGCGACGTCGTTGGAGTGA
- the LOC125965948 gene encoding zinc finger protein 182: MNGLQSVKGNTLMHIHQLLSIVMKRVTSYPCDPLLFSFFPLFLLSFEPSRPPAEVNEGATLLATPSNDAKMCKIQMLRTLVKHRLDNAVEEIIELFENTIVEYEEELSRTKKENERQRDLLDAVLNPQVRLDRAEVQDQQALVTTQDVHVKEEEEEEDIQSRQVEADVTKGTSTLVFVKNEDNKVVLSHLHHSEMVQQALVTSQDVQVKEEEDMQSGQDVEADVFVKSEDNEAQFSQLHHNEENRDSSSSQHSGASQPDNSAPPSDLDDSMSHHSDADHGADTNMTHVSSNGDISPTISSERGETLVQKSDKKPFKCPLCDKGFSREIYMMAHKKAHAGGKPFTCSVCAKSYVSKSQLRTHIRSHTGERPFTCSVCAKCFLSNAQLKIHTRIHTGERPFTCSECSKCFIISAHLQAHSRIHTGERPFSCKVCNKSYARKSHMESHMLTHTQTGEKPFDCSVCGKSFSTKKYLMCHMKRHSERKRFTCPVCSKNFANKAYIVIHMTTHTGEKLFSCDTCSEKFTFRSQVKSHVCTGNK, translated from the exons ATGAACGGGTTGCAATCCGTTAAAGGTAATACTTTAATGCACATCCATCAATTGTTATCGATAGTAATGAAGCGTGTGACCTCATATCCGTGCGACCCCttacttttttccttttttcccctttttttattGAGCTTTGAGCCATCACGACCACCGGCCGAGGTAAACGAGGGAGCTACCTTGCTCGCGACACCTTCCAACGACGCCAAAATGTGCAAAATCCAAATGTTGAGAACGTTGGTGAAGCATCGACTAGATAATGCCGTCGAAGAGATAATTGAACTATTTGAAAATACGATAGTGGAGTATGAGGAGGAACTTTCTCGAACCAAAAAGGAAAACGAGCGACAACGCGACCTACTGGACGCTGTTCTCAACCCTCAAGTTCGACTGGACAGAGCAG AGGTCCAGGATCAGCAGGCGTTAGTGACGACTCAAGATGTGCACgttaaagaagaagaagaagaagaggacatTCAGAGCAGACAAGTGGAGGCTGACGTCACCAAGGGCACATCAACTCTTGTCTTTGTGAAGAATGAAGATAACAAAGTTGTGTTATCACACCTTCATCACAGTGAGATGGTTCAGCAGGCGTTGGTGACGAGTCAAGATGTGCAAGTTAAAGAAGAAGAGGACATGCAGAGCGGACAGGACGTGGAGGCTGACGTCTTTGTGAAGAGTGAAGATAACGAAGCTCAGTTCTCACAGCTTCATCACAATGAGGAGAACAGAGACAGTAGCTCAAGTCAACACAGTGGAGCATCGCAACCAGACAATTCCGCTCCACCATCAGATTTGGACGACAGTATGTCACACCATTCTGATGCTGATCATGGCGCCGATACAAATATGACTCATGTGAGCTCTAACGGTGATATCAGTCCAACTATCTCCTCCGAACGCGGGGAAACGCTTGTCCAGAAGTCAGACAAAAAGCCTTTCAAGTGTCCCCTGTGTGATAAAGGGTTCTCTCGGGAGATATACATGATGGCTCACAAAAAGGCACACGCCGGAGGGAAACCTTTCACCTGCTCGGTGTGCGCAAAATCTTACGTATCAAAATCACAGTTGCGAACGCACATCAGGTCACACACCGGGGAGAGACCTTTCACCTGCTCGGTGTGCGCAAAATGTTTCTTATCAAATGCACAGTTGAAGATACACACCAGGATACACACTGGGGAGAGACCTTTCACCTGCTCGGAGTGTTCAAAATGTTTTATAATAAGTGCACATTTGCAGGCGCACTCCAGGATACACACTGGAGAGAGACCCTTCAGCTGTAAAGTTTGCAACAAAAGCTACGCAAGAAAGTCACACATGGAGTCGCACATGTTGACGCACACGCAGACGGGCGAAAAGCCTTTTGACTGCTCCGTCTGCGGCAAAAGTTTCTCCACCAAGAAATATCTGATGTGCCACATGAAAAGACATTCAGAGAGGAAACGTTTTACTTGCCCTGTGTGCTCGAAAAACTTCGCCAATAAAGCTTATATCGTGATACACATGACGAcgcacactggggagaaacTCTTCAGCTGTGACACCTGTAGTGAAAAATTCACATTTAGGTCTCAGGTCAAGAGTCATGTGTGTACTGGGAACAAATAA
- the npl gene encoding N-acetylneuraminate lyase: MAQSAGKKLTGLVAATFTPFTSQGEINLSEIGPYIDYLTQKQGVNKIFVNGTTGEGMSLSVAERKLLAEDWCRKAKGKMEQVILHVGCTSLKDSQELARHATELEVDAIAVISPSFFKPRSIETLRAYLQKVAAEAPALPFYYYHLPAVTGVTLPASDLLDGIETLIPSFCGVKFSGTDLLDLGQCISHFQPNWSILYGVDEQLLAGLAMGAHGAVGSTYNYLGSHMNKLLVAFESGNLAQARSLQFKMQELIRYAIKIGFDVGVSKQLMNEVSGLQLGPPRLPIGPCPQEHAASLLQKYKDLFSID, translated from the exons ATGGCTCAATCTGCTGGGAAGAAATTGACTGGCTTGGTTGCAGCCACATTCACTCCATTCACCTCTCAagg TGAAATCAACCTATCCGAGATCGGACCTTATATTGACTACTTGACACAGAAGCAAGGTGTCAATaaaatttttg TGAATGGCACCACCGGAGAGGGCATGTCCCTCAGCGTCGCCGAGAGGAAGTTACTGGCTGAGGACTGGTGTCGGAAAGCCAAGGGAAA aatggaGCAGGTGATTTTGCACGTTGGCTGCACCAGTCTCAAAGATTCCCAAGAGTTG GCTCGCCATGCGACGGAGCTCGAGGTCGACGCCATCGCGGTCATCTCTCCCTCCTTCTTCAAACCTCGCTCTATAG AGACGTTGAGGGCTTACCTCCAGAAGGTTGCTGCCGAGGCCCCCGCTTTGCCATTCTACTACTACCACCTTCCAGCCGTGACTGGTGTTACTC TGCCAGCGAGCGACTTGCTGGACGGCATCGAGACGCTCATTCCCTCCTTCTGTGGAGTGaaattctccgggactgatctgCTGGACCTTGGCCAGTGCATCAGCCATTTTCAGCCCAATTGGTCCATCCTGTACGGCGTTGACGAG CAACTCCTGGCAGGTCTCGCGATGGGAGCCCATGGAGCAGTTGGAAG CACGTACAATTACCTTGGAAGTCACATGAACAAGCTGTTGGTAGCGTTTGAGAGCGGCAACCTTGCACAGGCCAGGAGCCTTCAg TTCAAGATGCAAGAACTCATCAGATACGCAATTAAAATCG GATTTGATGTGGGCGTGAGCAAGCAGCTGATGAACGAGGTGTCGGGCTTGCAGTTGGGCCCTCCGCGCCTTCCTATCGGGCCGTGTCCTCAAGAGCACGCCGCGTCCCTCCTGCAGAAATACAAGGACCTCTTCTCCATAGATTGA
- the sec22bb gene encoding vesicle-trafficking protein SEC22b-B gives MVLLTMIARLADGLPLAASMQEDEQLGRDLQQYQSQAKQLFRKLNEQSPTRCTLEAGSMSFHYVMEKGVCYLVLCEASFPKKLAFAYLEDLQAEFHEQHGKKVPTVSRPYSFIEFDTYIQKTKKAYIDSRARRNLGSINTELQDVQRIMVANIEEVLQRGEALSALDSKASNLSSLSKKYRSDAKYLNTRSTYAKLAAGGVFFIMLIVYVRFWWL, from the exons atggtgctgctgaccatgaTCGCCCGGTTGGCCGACGGCCTACCGTTGGCCGCCTCCATGCAAGAGGACGAGCAG TTGGGCCGGGACCTGCAGCAGTACCAGAGTCAAGCCAAGCAGCTTTTCAGAAAACTCAACGAGCAGAGCCCCACGCGCTGCACCTTAGAGGCCGGCTCGATGTCCTTCCA CTACGTCATGGAGAAAGGCGTGTGCTACCTGGTCCTGTGCGAAGCCAGCTTCCCCAAGAAGCTGGCCTTTGCCTACCTGGAGGACCTGCAGGCCGAGTTCCACGAGCAGCACGGCAAGAAGGTGCCCACTGTCTCGCGGCCGTATTCCTTCATCGAGTTTG acacGTATATTCAGAAGACCAAGAAGGCCTACATTGACAGCCGGGCCCGGCGGAACCTGGGCAGCATCAACACGGAGCTGCAAGACGTGCAGAGGATCATGGTGGCAAACATCGAAGAGGTGCTGCAGAGAGGAGAGGCGCTCTCCG CGTTGGATTCCAAGGCCAGCAACTTGTCCAGCTTGTCCAAGAAGTACCGCAGTGACGCCAAGTACCTGAACACGCGCTCCACGTACGCCAAGCTGGCAGCCGGCGGCGTTTTCTTCATCATGCTCATCGTCTACGTGCGcttctggtggctctga
- the LOC125965841 gene encoding zinc finger protein 271, whose translation MSKVSTLKQLVKCKLNVAIEEVFELFEKAIAEYEEEFRQRKEAGEGRHGVEPNVGRKTQRGAQCKLVSIKEEECEEPPTKKRKNAGSSGLKSSPEKAPKAQEELRKRPQESFGNHGDIAKEPLKTKPELKCFECDQMFVHKEDLEKHKKTHTGEKPLTSAVVPTPSAKEPLKTKPKFKCSECGQMFVHKEDLVKHQKTHSEKKPAVVPKASGVVPSFTSASSSQQVATKRGRPHAKDLHSATGLSKNWKDCLTSDSSDSDAAVVEPLEKTKMVHKGDLDRHAKTVTDSAVVAKPSGPVKTFNCSVCVKRFPSRDLLISHIRTHIRGKPVASGSSGQHAVPESPKPDSQPDKLPPVAQPPNADKYLTCSICKKNFLSDHFLMLHMRTHSEQKPVASTSSGQASPNLDSQPDKLRPVARPADTVKSFTCSVCTKSFLSRDLLISHIKTHTEEKPATSGSSDRRQVSKTPTLNSQPDKLPPVAKPPDAVKSFSCSICAKNFQSRDLLTSHMRTHTEEKPVASGSSGQRQATESPTLKSQPDKLPPVPKPPNADEYFTCSTCKKSFSTEHFLELHMQTHVRQNLAASVRSGQHLVAASKNIHPGPQKSAQVSDKDDVTSDSSDSESDAKKASETNKKLPCSECGEMFVHKADLDGHMKTHTGKQVLDSTGVTKLFYTVQPLSCSVCTKSFASEESLAAHMSVHADEKRSPSASSTPLAPTQTNGEHGQDIQSEPESLFAPLSNSDMSDSSADDPNDNSSVSGATSKNSEGEANGSKRAGDNARRIACSFCEKTYMRKHHLLKHIKSHHQGASSESKAGEGSQTCDWGPRKMKKKSKGNKKRQECIKNLKCSHCKKRFEQMSQLTQHLAEHGIEKLFSCHVCDKKFCFPEEMREHIQNAH comes from the exons ATGTCCAAAGTCTCCACATTGAAGCAGTTGGTGAAGTGCAAGCTAAATGTGGCCATTGAGGAGGTTTTCGAACTGTTTGAGAAGGCCATTGCCGAGTACGAAGAGGAATTCCGTCAAAGGAAAGAGGCGGGCGAGGGTCGGCATGGTGTGGAGCCCAACGTTGGTCGCAAAACTCAAAGAG GTGCTCAGTGTAAGCTGGTGTCTATTAAAGAGGAGGAATGCGAGGAGCcaccaacaaaaaaaaggaagaatgcGGGGAGTTCAGGCCTCAAGTCAAGTCCAGAAAAGGCACCGAAAGCTCAAGAAGAACTCCGTAAAAGACCCCAAGAATCCTTTGGTAATCACGGTGACATTGCCAAAGAACCTCTGAAGACAAAACCCGAGTTAAAGTGTTTTGAATGTGATCAGATGTTTGTCCACAAGGAAGATTtggaaaagcacaaaaaaacacacactggagagaaacctttgACTTCTGCAGTTGTCCCTACACCGTCTGCCAAAGAACCTTTGAAGACAAAACCCAAGTTCAAGTGTTCTGAGTGTGGTCAAATGTTTGTCCACAAGGAAGATTTGGTAAAGCACCAAAAAACACACTCTGAAAAGAAACCTGCAGTTGTCCCTAAAGCATCTGGCGTTGTTCCATCTTTTACCTCCGCTAGCTCGAGTCAACAAGTGGCAACCAAACGTGGCAGACCACATGCTAAAGATCTTCACTCAGCAACTGGATTGTCAAAAAACTGGAAGGATTGCTTAACCTCAGACTCCTCTGATTCCGATGCCGCTGTTGTAGAACCTTTGGAGAAAACAAAGATGGTCCACAAGGGAGATTTGGATAGACACGCAAAAACTGTGACGGATAGCGCAGTTGTCGCTAAACCATCCGGACCTGTGAAAACTTTCAACTGCTCAGTTTGCGTCAAACGCTTTCCGAGTCGAGACCTTCTCATATCACACATACGAACCCACATTAGGGGGAAACCCGTGGCCTCCGGTAGCTCCGGTCAACACGCGgtgccagaaagtccaaaacctGACTCGCAACCAGACAAGTTGCCACCGGTCGCTCAACCACCCAACGCCGATAAATATCtcacctgctcaatctgtaagaaAAACTTTTTGAGCGATCATTTTCTCATGTTACACATGCGAACCCACAGCGAGCAGAAACCGGTGGCCTCCACTAGCTCCGGTCAAGCGAGTCCAAATCTCGACTCGCAACCAGACAAATTGCGGCCAGTCGCTAGACCGGCTGACACGGTTAAATCTTTTACCTGCTCAGTTTGCACAAAAAGCTTCCTGAGTAGAGACCTTCTCATATCACACATAAAGACTCACACCGAGGAGAAACCGGCGACCTCCGGTAGCTCTGATCGACGCCAGGTGTCAAAGACTCCAACTCTTAACTCCCAACCAGACAAGTTACCACCGGTAGCTAAACCACCCGACGCCGTGAAATCTTTCAGCTGCTCAATTTGCGCAAAAAACTTTCAGAGTAGAGATCTTCTCACATCACACATGCGAACACACACTGAGGAGAAACCGGTGGCCTCAGGTAGCTCTGGTCAGCGCCAGGCGACAGAGAGTCCAACTCTTAAGTCCCAACCAGACAAGTTGCCACCAGTCCCTAAACCACCCAACGCTGATGAGTATTTCACCTGCTCAACTTGTAAGAAAAGCTTCTCGACTGAACACTTTCTGGAGTTACACATGCAAACCCACGTCAGGCAGAATCTGGCGGCCTCCGTTAGGTCTGGTCAGCACCTGGTGGCAGCAAGTAAAAATATCCACCCAGGACCACAGAAGTCGGCACAAGTATCAGACAAGGACGACGTGACGTCAGATTCTTCGGACTCTGAGAGCGATGCCAAAAAAGCTTCGGAGACGAACAAGAAGTTGCCGTGCTCAGAATGCGGCGAGATGTTTGTCCACAAGGCGGATCTGGACGGACACATGAAAACGCACACCGGAAAGCAAGTTCTGGACTCCACAGGCGTGACCAAACTCTTCTACACCGTCCAACCTTTGTCCTGCTCGGTTTGTACGAAAAGTTTTGCGAGTGAAGAGTCTCTGGCGGCACACATGAGCGTCCACGCCGACGAGAAACGCTCGCCCTCGGCCAGCTCCACTCCGCTGGCGCCGACGCAAACCAACGGAGAACACGGCCAGGATATCCAATCGGAACCGGAGAGCCTCTTTGCTCCGCTGTCAAACTCGGACATGTCGGACTCGTCCGCGGACGATCCCAACGACAACAGCAGCGTATCCGGAGCGACAAGCAAGAACTCGGAAGGTGAAGCGAACGGGAGCAAGCGAGCTGGAGACAACGCAAGACGTATTGCTTGCTCTTTTTGTGAGAAAACTTACATGAGGAAGCATCACCTGTTGAAACACATCAAAAGTCACCACCAGGGGGCGTCTTCGGAATCCAAAGCCGGTGAAGGATCGCAAACGTGCGACTGGGGGCCTCGGAAGATGAAGAAAAAGTCCAAAGGCAACAAGAAACGGCAGGAATGCATCAAAAATTTAAAGTGCTCGCACTGTAAAAAACGTTTTGAGCAAATGAGTCAGTTGACCCAACACTTGGCCGAGCACGGTATCGAGAAACTCTTTTCTTGTCATGTCTGCGATAAGAAATTTTGTTTTCCTGAAGAGATGAGGGAACATATTCAGAACGCACATTGA